The window GTTTGATGCCAACTCAAGGAGGACTGAAGCTGCACATTCCTTGTTTTTCGGGGTGCCTTGCTCCATGAATTCGACAAGGATTTCGATGAACGAAAGCTGCCCGATTTCGCAACGCCCTTCTGGATGTGATGAAAGAAGCAAAAGAATAGAGAGTGCTTCATCAACCATACCCAAGTTTTTGTCCTTAAGTAACTGGAGTAAAGGCGTAACGATGCCAGCTTCAATGGCTCGGCCCTTGTTCAAATGGTTAAGAGATAAGTTAAATAATGCCGTGGCAGCATCTTTTTTACCTCTTGATGTTCCATGTTGTAACAATTTCACCAGTGGAGGAATCCCGTTAGATAATCCgatagttattttgttctcatcaAGCATGGACAAACTGAACAAAGCTGCAGCGGAATTCTCTCTAGCTTCAGTGCATCCATGCTGTAACACTTCTATGATAGCCGGAATGGCACCTTCTGAAGCAATGACTCTCTTGTTGGTCTCATCAATTGATAAATTCAACAAAGCTGTAACAGCATGTTCTTGAATCTTTGAATCCGGATAATATAGAATCTGAACTAATGGTGGGATTGCTCCATTATTGGCAATCGATACTCGATTCCGGGAGTTTTCTTTCGATAACATCCGAATCTTTTTTACGGCCTTTCTTTGCACTTCCAAGTTATGAGAAGAAAGATCCTTGATCAAAGAGACTATTTTTTCGCCGTTATCCACCGGTGACGAAGAGCCCTCGGGGACAGAGGATGCAGCAGGCGGAAGGTGAAAATTTTTCTCCTCGCACCATTGCACGATTAGATTTTTAAGTGCAAAATTCGATGCAACTGACAGGTGAGCCAGAGTTTGTCTTGTCTTTGGACAAGTCCGATGACTCGACGTAAACCACTTCTGTATGCTATCTCTTTCATATGTCTGAGAATCAAACGTGTTAACAACAGATTATAGAACATGGAAATCATTGAAAGGAAAATTTaggagtaaattacatcaatggtcaTTGAAGTTTGGTGTCTATTTCACAAAGGTCACTAAACTTTAATTTCCTTCAATAAAATCACGAAAATTCacatttgatttcaataaattCATTCTGATCAACTTGTGTATAAAAATCTACCCGAATATTGAAGATGCACATAAGACAATTAACTATATACCAACTAAGCGTCACGTCTAATAAGGATGtgatttaaaagaaaaatatgacTTACAACATGTGGCGTGGCTACCACGTTAGCCATAAAAAGTCAGATATGCATAGCATTGACGCTTAGTTGGCATTAGGGTTGGGCGTGGATCCTAAAGATACTACATTAGACCGAATATTTGAGTAAAAAGATTCATAATTGGAACGAACTTTTGACTCGTTTTTACCAAATTTGACTTGTTCGGTCAAAAAAAGTCAACATTTTGATCCAATTTtgaattgtttttgttcggaTGTTTGATCCAACATAGTATCTTTAAGATCCGTGATGACATATAGTCAACGATCTTCTACACCACGCCACATTCCTGTGAATTTTTTACATAAATTGACTGGAATGAATTCATTGGAGTAAAATGTGGAGTTCAATGATATcattgaaagaaaaagaagtgaCCTTTGTGAAACAGATCCTAAACTTCATTGACCATCTATGCATTTTACCCGAAAAATTTAGACACCATTATTACCTGCCCAGATGCGATTATAACGGGATCTCTCATTATCTCTAGCGTGATTGGACACAGAAATTCATGGGGAATGATTAAAGATGGAGACTTTTCCAACTTACGCATAATTGGATTACTTAGAACATCAGTTACTTCCATTCCCACAATTTGCTTGAATTTGTTCAAAAGATCAACGATTTGATCCAAATTCTGTGCACCGGTGCCTCCTTTCTCTCTGACAAGGTTTCTGACGGCTATGGTTTCATTATTGAGGTCTTCAACAGTATGCAATTCCAGCTTTTGAGCTAGCCTTTTGATGATGGCACCGTCAGCATTTCGA of the Euphorbia lathyris chromosome 7, ddEupLath1.1, whole genome shotgun sequence genome contains:
- the LOC136201165 gene encoding U-box domain-containing protein 15; amino-acid sequence: MDGPEEDGNGEIEAEIGTPESTPITRGEEESDIVDEISKLIEYAAQLGDYRRIHRKECYCLVRRMKLLLPFLEEIRDLNRPISDNGVTFLSNLRKTFISANKLLRVCNEGSKIDLAVGSEAVMVRFRLINESLHQALDSVPYDELGISDEIQEQVELMRTQLKRSKGRTDTQDMELTMDMMVVLSKDDDRNADGAIIKRLAQKLELHTVEDLNNETIAVRNLVREKGGTGAQNLDQIVDLLNKFKQIVGMEVTDVLSNPIMRKLEKSPSLIIPHEFLCPITLEIMRDPVIIASGQTYERDSIQKWFTSSHRTCPKTRQTLAHLSVASNFALKNLIVQWCEEKNFHLPPAASSVPEGSSSPVDNGEKIVSLIKDLSSHNLEVQRKAVKKIRMLSKENSRNRVSIANNGAIPPLVQILYYPDSKIQEHAVTALLNLSIDETNKRVIASEGAIPAIIEVLQHGCTEARENSAAALFSLSMLDENKITIGLSNGIPPLVKLLQHGTSRGKKDAATALFNLSLNHLNKGRAIEAGIVTPLLQLLKDKNLGMVDEALSILLLLSSHPEGRCEIGQLSFIEILVEFMEQGTPKNKECAASVLLELASNNSSFILAALQFGVYEHLVEITNSGTDRAQRKANALLQLMTKTEQI